A single window of Paenibacillus sp. SYP-B4298 DNA harbors:
- a CDS encoding YfhD family protein, translated as MKQSEAITFSTASKNRNGKLPVAAAEDVEFSAEQADAEDLEAQERAAKADRRQQL; from the coding sequence ATGAAACAATCAGAAGCGATAACATTCAGCACAGCAAGCAAGAATCGTAACGGCAAGCTGCCGGTTGCAGCAGCGGAGGATGTGGAGTTCTCCGCGGAGCAGGCTGATGCGGAGGATCTTGAGGCGCAGGAGCGCGCAGCAAAGGCCGACCGTCGGCAGCAGCTATGA
- a CDS encoding site-2 protease family protein, which produces MERWTWYPLEDLPFIVLVLIIAFSVHEWAHAYSAYKFGDRTAYNEGRVTLDPRAHLDVVGTLLILIAGFGWARPVPVNRNRFKHPRVMGIIVSAAGPLSNLLLAIIGITAVYALNQAELLYAGSPGVTKALVHFLYYLITMNLLLFLFNLIPLPPLDGYRIISDVLPQRVRLRLEQQEQWGMFIFLLIVFIPPLRAVTLDPLFALSGPIRGAFQSMLELVFAPVDWTQFILTFMR; this is translated from the coding sequence CTGGAACGCTGGACATGGTATCCGCTGGAGGATCTGCCGTTCATCGTGCTCGTGCTGATCATTGCGTTCAGCGTGCATGAATGGGCGCATGCCTATTCCGCCTACAAGTTCGGCGACCGCACCGCGTACAACGAAGGGCGGGTGACACTGGACCCGCGCGCGCATCTGGATGTGGTCGGCACACTGCTCATTCTGATAGCGGGCTTCGGCTGGGCGCGGCCGGTTCCGGTCAACCGGAATCGCTTCAAGCATCCGCGTGTGATGGGGATTATCGTCTCTGCGGCCGGCCCGCTCAGCAATCTGCTGCTGGCGATCATCGGCATCACGGCTGTCTATGCGCTCAACCAGGCGGAGCTGCTGTATGCCGGCTCGCCGGGGGTGACAAAGGCGCTGGTTCACTTTTTATATTATTTGATTACGATGAATTTGCTGCTGTTTCTGTTCAACCTGATTCCGCTGCCGCCGCTTGATGGCTACCGCATCATCTCCGATGTGCTGCCACAGCGCGTGCGCCTGCGCTTGGAGCAGCAGGAGCAGTGGGGAATGTTTATTTTCCTGCTCATCGTATTCATTCCACCGCTGCGCGCGGTGACGCTCGATCCGCTGTTTGCGCTGTCCGGGCCGATTCGGGGAGCGTTTCAGTCGATGCTGGAGCTGGTTTTTGCCCCGGTAGACTGGACGCAGTTCATCCTGACGTTCATGCGCTAA
- the dnaK gene encoding molecular chaperone DnaK yields the protein MSKVIGIDLGTTNSCVAVMEGGEAVVIPNPEGNRTTPSVVGFKKDGERIVGESAKRQAITNPDRTVISIKRHMGSSYKEKIDDKEFSPQEISAIILQKLKSDAEAYLGQPVTQAVITVPAYFNDSQRQATKDAGKIAGLEVLRIVNEPTAAALAYGLEKAEDQTILVYDLGGGTFDVSILELGDGFFEVKATSGDNKLGGDDFDQVIIDHMVAEFKKEHGTDLSKDKAAVQRLKDAAEKAKKELSGVLTTTISLPFITMVDGVPQHLEMNLTRAKFEELAAPLVERTLGPTRQALSDSGLSTSEIDKIVLVGGSTRIPAVQEAIKKLTGKDPHKGVNPDEVVALGAAVQAGVLTGEVKDVVLLDVTPLSLGIETAGGVFTKMIERNTTIPTSKSQVFSTYADSQTSVEIHVLQGERQMANGNKTLGRFMLGDIPPAPRGVPQIEVTFDIDANGIVNVSALDKGTGKSQKITITSSSGLSDEEIDRMVKDAELNAEEDRQRRELVEAKNNGDQLVYTVEKTIKDLGDKADAGEVDKANAAKEQLKKALEGDNLDEIKAATEELTQIVQQLSVKLYEQAAQEQQAQGGEAGGDAKGKDNIVDADYEVVDDKK from the coding sequence ATGAGCAAAGTAATCGGTATTGACCTTGGAACCACCAACTCTTGCGTAGCGGTTATGGAAGGCGGCGAGGCCGTCGTTATCCCGAACCCGGAAGGAAACCGCACGACTCCGTCTGTAGTGGGCTTCAAGAAGGACGGAGAGCGGATTGTTGGCGAATCAGCAAAACGCCAAGCGATCACTAACCCTGACCGCACAGTTATCTCTATTAAGCGTCATATGGGCTCCAGCTACAAGGAGAAAATTGACGACAAGGAATTTTCGCCGCAGGAGATTTCGGCGATCATCCTGCAGAAGCTCAAATCGGATGCCGAGGCGTATCTGGGTCAGCCTGTAACCCAAGCGGTTATCACAGTACCAGCATACTTCAACGACAGCCAGCGTCAAGCGACGAAGGACGCAGGCAAGATCGCCGGTCTGGAAGTGCTGCGTATCGTCAATGAGCCTACAGCAGCAGCGCTTGCTTACGGCTTGGAGAAGGCAGAGGATCAGACCATTCTCGTGTATGACCTGGGCGGCGGTACATTCGACGTCTCGATTCTGGAGCTGGGCGATGGCTTCTTCGAAGTGAAAGCAACCAGCGGCGACAACAAGCTGGGCGGCGATGATTTCGACCAGGTGATCATCGATCATATGGTTGCCGAGTTCAAAAAAGAGCATGGCACGGATCTGTCCAAGGATAAAGCGGCTGTGCAGCGTCTGAAGGACGCGGCAGAGAAAGCGAAGAAGGAACTGTCTGGCGTGCTGACGACGACCATCTCGCTGCCGTTCATTACGATGGTAGACGGCGTGCCGCAGCACTTGGAGATGAACCTGACCCGCGCCAAGTTTGAAGAGCTGGCGGCGCCGCTTGTAGAGCGCACGCTTGGCCCAACTCGCCAGGCTCTGAGCGATTCCGGCCTGTCCACCAGCGAGATCGACAAGATTGTCCTGGTTGGCGGCTCGACCCGTATTCCTGCTGTACAGGAAGCGATCAAGAAGCTGACCGGGAAGGACCCGCACAAGGGCGTGAACCCGGATGAGGTTGTAGCTCTGGGCGCTGCTGTCCAAGCAGGCGTACTGACTGGCGAAGTGAAGGACGTGGTTCTGCTTGACGTAACACCTCTGTCGCTGGGTATCGAAACGGCTGGCGGTGTGTTCACGAAGATGATCGAGCGTAATACGACCATTCCGACAAGCAAGTCCCAGGTGTTCTCCACCTATGCTGACAGCCAGACCAGCGTTGAGATTCACGTGCTGCAGGGCGAGCGCCAGATGGCTAACGGCAACAAGACGCTTGGACGGTTCATGCTGGGCGATATTCCGCCAGCACCGCGTGGCGTGCCACAGATCGAAGTTACCTTCGACATTGATGCCAACGGTATCGTGAACGTGTCTGCGCTTGACAAAGGCACAGGCAAGAGCCAGAAGATCACCATCACATCCTCCAGCGGACTGAGCGACGAAGAGATCGACCGCATGGTGAAGGATGCCGAGCTGAATGCTGAGGAAGATCGTCAGCGTCGCGAGCTTGTCGAAGCGAAAAATAACGGCGACCAACTGGTCTATACGGTAGAAAAAACGATCAAAGATCTTGGCGACAAGGCGGACGCAGGCGAAGTGGACAAAGCGAACGCAGCCAAGGAACAACTGAAAAAAGCGCTGGAGGGCGACAATCTCGATGAGATTAAAGCGGCTACCGAGGAGCTGACTCAAATCGTTCAACAGTTGTCTGTCAAGCTCTATGAGCAGGCGGCACAGGAGCAGCAGGCTCAAGGCGGCGAAGCCGGCGGAGATGCGAAGGGTAAAGATAATATAGTCGATGCCGATTACGAGGTTGTAGACGACAAAAAATAA
- a CDS encoding N-acetyltransferase → MSTRWREAMQTVVCRKATEADVEALYELIEDYAQKGIMLPRSRQALSRLIDTFVVAEIDEQIVGCGSLFQLGADLVEIRSLGITDGHKGQGIGSKLMEKLLEEAGRQGLPKVMALTYEVSFFLKNGFHVVDKEIFPEKVWTDCVNCPKQHACDEIAVLRVLE, encoded by the coding sequence ATGTCAACAAGGTGGAGGGAAGCAATGCAGACGGTTGTGTGCAGGAAGGCTACGGAGGCAGATGTGGAGGCTTTATACGAACTGATTGAGGATTATGCGCAAAAAGGAATTATGCTTCCGAGGTCGCGCCAGGCTCTCTCCAGACTAATTGACACCTTTGTCGTAGCCGAGATTGATGAGCAGATTGTGGGCTGCGGCTCCTTGTTCCAGCTCGGCGCTGATCTGGTCGAGATTCGCTCGCTGGGGATTACAGATGGACATAAGGGGCAAGGAATCGGCAGCAAGCTGATGGAGAAGCTGCTGGAGGAGGCGGGGCGGCAAGGGCTGCCCAAGGTGATGGCGCTCACCTATGAGGTCAGCTTCTTCCTCAAGAACGGCTTCCATGTCGTGGACAAAGAGATTTTCCCGGAGAAGGTATGGACGGACTGTGTGAATTGTCCGAAGCAGCATGCCTGTGATGAGATTGCGGTATTGCGCGTGCTCGAATAG
- the hemW gene encoding radical SAM family heme chaperone HemW: MRTQPPKALYIHIPFCTNKCFYCDFNSFVLKGQPVEDYLEALEQEMVRTVETLPPQTIETVFVGGGTPTVLTPPQMEQFLAAVRRHFPLSEHMEFTMEANPGTTDPEKLRVMRAGGVNRISFGVQSFDNHLLERIGRIHNVDDVYRSIDNARAAGFDNLSIDLMFNLPDQTLSTLDDSVSKALELGLPHYSLYGLKVEENTLFHTLYQRDELPLPSEDEELEMYLLIMNRLKQAGREQYEISNFALPGFESRHNMTYWRNEPYYGLGAGAHGYDGSWRHINVKGVQAYNDAAARGLPRLETRQVELSESMEDFMMVGLRLLSGVTAERFRQQYPGYEMGERFGDTLERLVAGGLLEFIAPENRYRLTERGVLLGNEVFGAFIS, encoded by the coding sequence ATGCGGACACAGCCTCCGAAGGCGCTGTATATTCATATACCATTTTGTACGAACAAGTGCTTTTATTGCGACTTTAATTCCTTCGTGCTCAAGGGGCAGCCGGTGGAGGACTACCTGGAGGCGCTGGAGCAGGAGATGGTGCGGACGGTAGAGACGCTGCCGCCCCAGACGATTGAGACGGTGTTTGTCGGTGGCGGCACGCCTACGGTATTAACACCTCCGCAGATGGAGCAGTTTTTGGCGGCGGTACGCCGCCATTTTCCATTGTCGGAGCACATGGAATTCACGATGGAGGCCAATCCTGGCACGACAGATCCCGAGAAGCTGCGCGTCATGCGTGCGGGGGGCGTGAACCGCATCAGCTTTGGCGTTCAGTCCTTCGACAATCATCTGCTGGAGCGGATCGGCAGAATTCATAATGTGGACGATGTGTATCGCAGCATCGATAATGCGAGGGCGGCGGGCTTTGACAATCTGTCGATCGACCTGATGTTTAATCTGCCTGACCAGACGCTCTCCACGCTGGATGACAGCGTGAGCAAGGCACTGGAGCTTGGGCTGCCGCATTACTCGCTATATGGGCTGAAGGTAGAGGAGAATACGCTATTCCATACGCTCTATCAGCGGGACGAGCTGCCGCTGCCCTCCGAGGATGAGGAGCTGGAGATGTATCTGCTTATTATGAACCGGCTGAAGCAGGCCGGACGGGAGCAGTACGAGATCAGCAACTTTGCCCTGCCTGGCTTCGAGAGCCGCCATAATATGACGTACTGGCGCAATGAGCCTTACTATGGTCTGGGCGCCGGCGCACACGGCTATGATGGTAGCTGGCGTCATATTAATGTCAAGGGTGTCCAGGCCTATAATGACGCTGCTGCGCGCGGTCTGCCGCGGCTCGAGACGCGCCAGGTGGAGCTGTCCGAGTCGATGGAGGACTTTATGATGGTGGGCCTGCGTCTGCTGTCTGGCGTGACAGCCGAGCGGTTCCGGCAGCAGTATCCGGGGTATGAGATGGGCGAGCGTTTCGGTGACACGCTGGAGCGGCTTGTTGCAGGCGGATTGCTTGAGTTCATCGCTCCCGAGAATCGGTACCGGCTAACGGAACGGGGTGTGCTGCTGGGCAATGAAGTATTCGGGGCGTTTATCAGTTGA
- the hrcA gene encoding heat-inducible transcriptional repressor HrcA, with product MLTERQKMILNAIVDDYIRSAEPVGSRSISKRGGVGFSPATIRNEMADLEDLGFLEQPHTSAGRVPSTKGYRYYVDHLVKLGEVSEQELDRIRTFLADKMNQMEQVIQHAATILSNMTNYTSIVLGPETFSNTLKHFQLVPLNENTAVAIIVTNTGHVENRTVSIPSGIDMSEMEKVTRILNEKLAGVPFARLRSRLYSEIGQELGRYVSHYEDFMNIVSNVLTSSESDSRVIVSGTSNMLIQPEFKDVDKVKTLLELFDEQPALLKLVSSSPGGIQVKIGSENNHEAITNCSLITATYTIDGHSLGTIGILGPTRMEYGKVISLLDVLSKDMAVLLGKWYK from the coding sequence ATGCTGACTGAAAGGCAAAAAATGATTCTCAATGCGATCGTGGACGATTACATCCGTTCAGCAGAACCTGTCGGCTCGCGCAGTATTTCCAAGCGGGGCGGCGTAGGCTTTAGTCCGGCCACCATACGCAATGAGATGGCGGACCTTGAGGATTTGGGCTTTTTGGAGCAGCCGCATACTTCTGCGGGGCGTGTCCCTTCCACCAAAGGCTACCGCTATTATGTTGATCATCTCGTCAAGCTCGGAGAGGTAAGCGAACAGGAGCTGGATCGAATCCGTACCTTCCTGGCGGACAAGATGAATCAGATGGAGCAGGTCATACAGCATGCGGCAACTATTTTGTCTAATATGACAAACTATACATCCATCGTGCTCGGGCCGGAGACGTTCAGCAATACGCTGAAGCATTTTCAATTGGTGCCGCTGAACGAGAACACAGCAGTCGCGATCATCGTAACCAATACCGGACACGTCGAGAACCGGACGGTATCGATTCCAAGCGGAATAGATATGTCGGAGATGGAGAAGGTAACTCGCATCTTGAACGAGAAGCTGGCCGGCGTTCCGTTTGCCCGGCTTCGTTCCCGCCTGTACTCGGAGATTGGGCAGGAGCTGGGTCGATATGTGAGCCATTATGAGGACTTCATGAATATTGTCAGCAATGTGCTTACTTCCAGCGAGAGTGACAGCCGCGTCATCGTGAGCGGCACCTCCAATATGCTGATTCAGCCGGAGTTCAAGGACGTTGACAAGGTCAAGACGCTGCTGGAGCTGTTCGATGAGCAGCCTGCACTGCTCAAGCTGGTTTCATCCTCCCCTGGAGGCATTCAGGTGAAGATCGGCTCTGAAAATAATCATGAAGCCATTACCAACTGCTCGCTCATTACAGCTACGTATACCATCGATGGCCACTCGCTTGGCACGATTGGCATACTGGGTCCGACCCGGATGGAATACGGCAAGGTGATCAGTCTGCTGGATGTCCTGTCCAAGGATATGGCTGTCTTGCTCGGCAAATGGTATAAATAA
- the dnaJ gene encoding molecular chaperone DnaJ: MAEKRDYYEVLGIGKDASEDDIKKSYRKLARQYHPDVNKAPDAEERFKEVKEAYDVLSDGQKRATYDRYGHVDPNQGFGGGGGGDFGGFGDIFDMFFGGGGGRRDPNAPQRGNDLQYTMTIEFKEAVFGKETDIQIPRTESCDTCHGSGAKPGTRPETCGVCHGSGQQEVVQNTPFGRIVNRRACTNCSGTGKVIKDRCTTCQGAGKVKKQRKIHVKIPAGVDEGAQIRLSGEGEAGLRGGPSGDLYIVIRVKPHDFFERDGDDIYCEYPLTFAQAALGDEIEIPTLTEKVKLKIPAGTQTGTYFRLKGKGVPRLRGYGQGDQHVKVTVVTPTKLTDEQKELLRQFSGMNNEAPQEHHESLFEKMKKAFRGE; this comes from the coding sequence TTGGCGGAGAAACGGGATTATTACGAGGTGCTTGGGATCGGCAAGGACGCCTCTGAGGATGATATTAAGAAATCATATCGGAAGCTGGCGCGGCAATACCATCCAGACGTCAATAAGGCGCCGGATGCGGAGGAGCGGTTCAAGGAGGTCAAGGAAGCCTATGATGTGCTAAGCGATGGCCAGAAACGGGCGACCTATGACCGCTACGGACATGTGGATCCGAATCAGGGCTTTGGCGGAGGCGGAGGCGGAGATTTCGGCGGCTTCGGCGATATTTTCGATATGTTCTTTGGCGGCGGCGGCGGACGGCGCGATCCGAATGCGCCGCAGCGCGGCAATGATCTGCAATATACGATGACGATTGAATTCAAGGAAGCGGTATTCGGCAAGGAGACGGATATTCAGATTCCGCGAACCGAGAGCTGTGATACCTGTCATGGCTCCGGAGCGAAGCCGGGCACAAGGCCGGAGACATGCGGCGTCTGTCACGGGTCCGGACAGCAGGAGGTCGTGCAGAACACGCCGTTCGGACGCATCGTGAACCGTCGCGCCTGTACGAACTGCTCCGGCACGGGCAAGGTGATCAAGGATCGCTGTACGACGTGCCAGGGCGCAGGCAAGGTGAAGAAGCAACGCAAGATTCATGTGAAGATTCCGGCAGGTGTGGACGAGGGCGCACAAATTCGTCTGTCTGGCGAAGGAGAGGCTGGCTTGCGCGGCGGCCCATCGGGCGACCTGTACATCGTCATTCGCGTCAAGCCTCATGATTTCTTCGAGCGCGATGGCGACGACATCTATTGCGAATATCCGCTAACATTTGCCCAGGCAGCGCTCGGCGATGAGATCGAGATTCCGACGCTGACGGAGAAGGTGAAGCTGAAAATTCCGGCGGGCACACAGACAGGCACCTATTTCCGACTCAAGGGCAAAGGGGTGCCGCGACTGCGCGGCTATGGACAGGGCGATCAGCATGTTAAGGTGACGGTCGTCACGCCGACCAAGCTGACCGACGAGCAGAAGGAGCTGCTGCGCCAGTTCTCAGGCATGAATAACGAGGCGCCGCAGGAGCATCATGAATCGCTCTTCGAGAAAATGAAAAAAGCATTCCGCGGCGAGTAG
- the mtaB gene encoding tRNA (N(6)-L-threonylcarbamoyladenosine(37)-C(2))-methylthiotransferase MtaB has product MPSVAFYTLGCKVNFYDTEAIWQLFKNEGYEQVDFESTADVYLINTCTVTNTGDKKSRQIIRRAVRRNPDAIIAVTGCYAQTSPAEILAIPGVDLVIGTQDREKLMDFVQQIHTERKPVNAVRNIMKTRQFEELDVPDFAERTRAFLKIQEGCNNFCTFCIIPWSRGLSRSREAQSVLNQARQLVAAGYKEIVLTGIHTGGYGDDLDNYRLSDLLEDLDKVDGLERIRISSIEASQIDEKMIEVLNRSDKMCHHLHIPLQAGNDDVLKRMRRKYTTAEFAEKIRLLHEAMPGVAITTDVIVGFPGETDEMFEEGYRFMEQLGFAEMHVFPYSKRTGTPAARMEDQVDEEVKNERVHRLIDLSERMQLAYAEQFVGQVLDVIPERDYKGAPGTGYIMGYSGNYLQLVFEGSEELIGQLCRVKVTEAGVNECRGQLVRVMESQPAASGLRVSAG; this is encoded by the coding sequence ATGCCATCTGTAGCTTTTTATACACTGGGCTGTAAAGTGAACTTTTATGATACGGAGGCCATCTGGCAACTGTTCAAAAACGAAGGGTATGAGCAGGTTGATTTTGAATCGACCGCTGACGTATACCTGATTAATACATGTACGGTGACGAATACAGGGGACAAGAAAAGTCGGCAGATTATTCGCCGTGCAGTGCGCCGCAACCCGGATGCGATCATCGCGGTGACTGGCTGCTATGCGCAGACATCCCCGGCCGAGATTCTGGCGATTCCCGGCGTCGATCTGGTGATCGGCACGCAGGATCGCGAGAAGCTGATGGACTTCGTCCAACAGATTCATACCGAGCGCAAGCCGGTCAATGCGGTGCGCAACATTATGAAGACCCGCCAGTTCGAGGAGCTGGATGTGCCGGATTTTGCCGAGCGCACGCGCGCGTTCTTGAAAATTCAGGAGGGCTGCAACAACTTCTGCACCTTCTGCATCATTCCATGGTCGCGGGGCTTGTCGCGCAGTCGTGAGGCGCAGAGCGTGCTGAATCAGGCGCGTCAGCTTGTGGCTGCAGGCTACAAGGAGATCGTGCTGACGGGCATTCATACGGGCGGCTATGGAGATGATCTGGACAACTACCGTCTGTCCGATCTGCTGGAGGATCTGGACAAGGTGGATGGTCTGGAGCGGATACGGATCAGCTCGATCGAGGCCAGTCAGATTGACGAGAAAATGATTGAGGTGCTGAACCGTTCGGACAAAATGTGCCATCATCTGCACATCCCGCTGCAGGCAGGCAATGATGATGTGCTGAAGCGGATGCGCCGCAAATATACAACAGCAGAGTTCGCGGAGAAAATCCGGCTGCTGCACGAAGCGATGCCTGGCGTAGCGATTACGACCGATGTCATCGTGGGCTTTCCGGGCGAGACGGACGAGATGTTCGAGGAGGGCTACCGCTTCATGGAGCAGTTGGGCTTTGCGGAGATGCATGTATTCCCGTACTCCAAGCGGACGGGCACTCCGGCTGCGCGTATGGAGGATCAGGTGGACGAGGAGGTCAAGAATGAACGCGTCCATCGGTTGATCGATCTGTCCGAGCGGATGCAGCTTGCCTATGCAGAGCAATTTGTCGGACAAGTGCTGGATGTTATACCGGAACGTGACTATAAGGGTGCGCCGGGCACCGGCTACATTATGGGCTACTCGGGCAACTATCTGCAGCTCGTATTCGAAGGCTCGGAGGAGCTGATCGGACAGCTATGTCGCGTGAAGGTGACTGAGGCCGGCGTCAATGAATGCCGTGGACAACTGGTGCGGGTCATGGAGAGTCAGCCAGCCGCCTCGGGGCTGCGCGTATCTGCGGGCTAA
- the grpE gene encoding nucleotide exchange factor GrpE, whose product MTTNKDIVNEQETVNEEIEQTAQAAEEIEAEEQTTASQDSSSTEEDDVRLNELHKQVEDAQQRALRAQADFDNYRRRTIKEKEELAQYASMKLITELLPVIDNFERALSAAQTAEDKDSFIKGVDMIFRQFNQVLQQEGLAQMETVGQPFNPDFHQAIMQVESDEHEEGIVVEEVQRGYMLKDKVLRPAMVKVSG is encoded by the coding sequence GTGACCACGAATAAGGACATCGTCAACGAGCAAGAGACGGTGAATGAGGAAATCGAACAGACCGCGCAGGCGGCTGAGGAGATAGAGGCGGAGGAGCAGACAACCGCTTCGCAAGACTCTTCCTCTACAGAGGAAGATGACGTTAGACTGAATGAACTGCATAAGCAGGTGGAGGATGCCCAGCAGCGCGCGCTGCGTGCTCAGGCAGACTTCGACAACTATCGCCGTCGCACGATCAAGGAGAAGGAGGAGCTGGCGCAGTACGCTTCTATGAAGCTGATTACTGAGCTTCTTCCGGTAATTGACAACTTCGAGCGTGCACTCAGCGCTGCCCAGACAGCGGAGGACAAGGACTCTTTCATTAAAGGTGTCGATATGATCTTCCGCCAGTTCAACCAGGTTCTCCAGCAGGAAGGGCTTGCCCAGATGGAGACTGTAGGCCAGCCGTTCAACCCGGACTTCCATCAAGCCATTATGCAGGTGGAATCCGATGAGCATGAGGAAGGTATTGTTGTTGAAGAGGTTCAACGCGGTTATATGTTAAAAGATAAAGTATTGCGGCCTGCGATGGTAAAAGTAAGCGGCTAA
- the prmA gene encoding 50S ribosomal protein L11 methyltransferase: protein MKWHEITISTSEQSIEMITNFLHELDADGVSIEESGTLNRKRDTSLGQWYEHPLNDIPEGQAEIKGYFLEGTDMVALERQLREQIDGLREFGIEPGDYTIAQAMVDEEDWSEAWKQYFKPLRVSDRLTIKPTWEEYEPSEGEAIIELDPGMAFGTGTHPTTALCLRTLEKVIQGGESVIDVGTGSGILAIGACQLGADRVLALDLDPIAVSSATENVKLNRLESRVQVHLSDLLGVINARNSGAAGAPELNVQVPVDLIVANILAEIILLFVDDVYAALKPGGIYIASGIYENKESAVEEGLAASGFEVLERYREDNWIAFVARKPQV, encoded by the coding sequence TTGAAGTGGCATGAAATAACGATCTCGACTTCCGAGCAGTCGATTGAGATGATTACGAATTTTTTGCATGAGCTGGATGCGGACGGGGTATCCATCGAGGAATCCGGGACGTTGAATCGCAAGCGGGATACCTCGCTGGGACAATGGTACGAGCATCCGCTGAATGATATTCCTGAGGGTCAGGCGGAGATTAAGGGCTACTTCCTGGAAGGAACGGATATGGTGGCGCTGGAGCGTCAACTGCGCGAGCAGATCGACGGGCTGCGCGAGTTCGGCATTGAGCCTGGCGACTATACGATCGCGCAGGCTATGGTGGACGAGGAGGACTGGTCGGAGGCATGGAAGCAATATTTCAAGCCGCTGCGTGTATCGGATCGGCTGACGATCAAGCCAACCTGGGAGGAGTACGAGCCGAGCGAAGGAGAGGCGATCATCGAGCTTGATCCGGGCATGGCCTTCGGTACGGGCACCCATCCGACGACGGCCTTATGTCTGCGGACGCTGGAGAAGGTGATTCAGGGCGGAGAGTCCGTCATTGATGTCGGCACCGGCTCAGGCATTCTGGCTATCGGGGCGTGCCAGTTGGGCGCGGATCGCGTGCTGGCGCTCGATCTGGACCCGATAGCTGTGAGCAGCGCGACCGAGAATGTGAAGCTGAATCGGCTGGAGAGCCGTGTGCAGGTGCATCTGAGCGATCTGCTGGGCGTCATCAATGCCCGGAACAGCGGAGCAGCAGGCGCGCCGGAATTAAATGTTCAGGTGCCCGTGGATCTGATTGTGGCCAACATTCTGGCCGAAATTATATTGCTGTTCGTCGATGATGTCTATGCGGCGCTGAAGCCGGGCGGCATCTATATCGCTTCTGGCATCTACGAGAACAAGGAATCCGCGGTGGAGGAGGGGCTGGCAGCATCGGGCTTTGAGGTGCTGGAGCGCTACCGCGAGGATAACTGGATTGCCTTCGTGGCAAGAAAGCCGCAGGTGTAG
- a CDS encoding RsmE family RNA methyltransferase — MQRYFIAPEQFGEHTVMIDGEDAHHLLKVMRMKAGDEIIVCDGLGKSARAKLTLLQAGQAEADITEWLGASAEPLWKVTVAQSLPKGDKLETVIQKGTEVGAAAFIPFQSDRSIVQYDGKKEEKRRQRWSKIAKEAAEQAHREIIPHIGEVHSWKQLLQRMAEFDLVLFCYEKEGGAAGSGIADAARSFHRSRGESQEASILLVVGPEGGFTSQEAEQALAGGAQLAGLGKRILRTETAALVGLTCLMYESNEMGGA; from the coding sequence ATGCAGCGATACTTTATTGCGCCGGAGCAATTCGGAGAACATACAGTAATGATAGATGGCGAGGATGCCCATCATCTGCTCAAGGTGATGCGCATGAAGGCCGGAGATGAGATTATCGTCTGCGATGGCCTGGGCAAGTCTGCTAGGGCTAAGCTGACGCTGCTGCAAGCTGGACAGGCTGAGGCGGACATTACCGAGTGGCTGGGGGCGTCCGCTGAGCCGCTGTGGAAGGTGACGGTCGCCCAGAGTCTGCCCAAGGGGGACAAGCTGGAGACGGTCATTCAGAAGGGAACAGAGGTGGGAGCTGCGGCTTTCATCCCCTTCCAATCGGATCGCAGCATCGTTCAGTATGACGGCAAGAAAGAGGAGAAGCGTCGGCAGCGCTGGAGCAAGATTGCCAAGGAGGCTGCCGAGCAGGCGCATCGCGAGATCATTCCGCATATCGGCGAGGTGCATAGTTGGAAGCAGTTGCTGCAGCGGATGGCGGAGTTCGATCTGGTGTTGTTCTGCTATGAGAAGGAGGGCGGAGCCGCAGGCAGCGGCATCGCTGATGCGGCACGGTCATTTCACCGCAGCCGCGGCGAGAGCCAAGAGGCGTCCATCCTGCTCGTCGTAGGGCCAGAGGGCGGGTTCACCTCGCAGGAGGCTGAGCAGGCGCTGGCAGGCGGCGCGCAGCTCGCGGGTCTTGGCAAGCGAATATTGCGGACAGAGACAGCGGCGCTCGTAGGGCTGACCTGTCTGATGTACGAATCCAATGAGATGGGAGGAGCATGA